CTTTCGTTCCTGAAAATAATATTATTGTTGGTAATACAACCCTTTATGGTGCAACAAGTGGTGAAGTATATATCAAAGGAGTTGCAGGAGAACGTTTTGCCGTTCGTAACTCTGGTGCTACTGCTGTTGTTGAGGGTAGTGGGGATCACTGCTGTGAATATATGACTGGAGGTCGTGTAGTAGTACTTGGTGAAACAGGGAAGAACTTTGGTGCAGGTATGAGTGGAGGAATCGCTTACGTGTATGATGTAAATGGTGATTTTGAATACTTCTGTAATAAAGGACTTGTGGAGTTAAGTTCATTGGATGATCGTACAGATATCAATGAACTGCAGGAGATGATCAGTAATCATATGACTCATACACATAGTGCTTTAGCTGCGAAAATATTGTCTAATTGGGATGAACATTTGCCAAAATTTGTCAAAGTGATTCCATTAGAATATAAGAAAGTTTTAAATGAGATGAAGCTTGCTGAACTGAATCGAAAGCTTCAGTTAACAGAAGATGATCCTTCTAGACACGAGTAGTGTAGGGTTGTTGAAATGGTGGGTGAAACGAATTTAAATTAAAGTGATCATGGGAAATCCAAAAGGTTTTATTGAAATAGAGAGAAAAGAGGGAGGATATCGTCCTGTCCTTGAAAGAATATATGATTATGGTGAAGTGGAGCAGACACTAGATGCGAAGGATCGCAAGCTGCAAGCTTCACGTTGTATGGATTGTGGTGTGCCTTTTTGTCACTGGGCATGTCCTGTTGGTAGCAAAATGCCTGAGTGGCAAGATGCTATCTATAAAGGGAAACATCAAGATGCTTATGATATCTTGACTTCTACCAATCCTTTTCCTGAATTTACGGGCCGAGTATGTCCTGCATTGTGTGAGAAGTCTTGTGTCCTTGCGATTCATGATGAGGCTGTAACGATTCGTGAAAATGAAGCGTCGGTCGTAGAACGTGCTTTTGATGAAGGCTATGTGATTCCGAAGAAGCCCTCTTTTCGTTCTGGAAAAAAAGTAGCAGTGATCGGTTCTGGTCCTGCAGGTCTTACTTCGGCTTATTGGCTGAACCAAGCGGGACATGAAGTGACAATCTTTGAAAAAGATAGCAAACTAGGTGGTCTGTTGAGATATGGAATCCCTGACTTTAAACTGAATAAGAAAGTGATTGATCGCAGACTTTCAGTATTGAAAGCGGAAGGAATTCATTTCAAGCCAAATACGCATGTTGGTGTCGATATCAGTAAAGAAGATCTGAATCGTGATTTTGATGCCATATTGCTAGCATGTGGCGCAATGAAACCTAGAGATCTTGTTGTGGAAGGCCGTGACCTGGATGGAGTACATTTTGCGATGGACTTTCTTTCCCAACAAAATAAAGTGGTAGGAGTTGAGTCACTTAATACAACCCAGATTTCGGCTAAAGATAAAAAGGTATTGGTCATTGGAGGTGGAGACACTGGATCGGATTGTGTGGGTACATCTATTCGTCAAAAGGCCCAATCGGTAATGCAGATCGAGATCATGCCTAAACTATCAGAGAGTAGAACAGAGAATAACCCTTGGCCTTATTGGCCTAACGTTTTGAGAACCTCTAGTTCTCATAAAGAGGGGTGTGAGAGACGTTGGAGTTTGTCTACCAAAAGATTTATTGGAGAACAAGGTGTGATCAAACAAGTGGAGGTTGTTCAAATTGAATGGCAAAGTGTAAATGGTCGTATGACTCCTATTGAGGTCGAAGGAACTACTGAAATTATAGATGTAGACCTAGTGTTTTTATCAATGGGATTTGTGAGTCCTGTGCAAGAAGGCTTATTAGACTCTCTTATGGTGGATTATGACCCAAGAGGGAACGTGTTGACAGAAGAGAACATTACGAATGTAAACAAAATATTTGCTGCTGGAGATGTTACCACTGGTGCTTCTCTTGTGGTGAAAGCGATGAGAAGTGGAAGAGATGCAGCCGAGAAGATCGATGCCTTTTTCAAATAACTAACTAAGCACTTTTACTTCTAATTTATATTTCCATATAAAGGGTTGTCAAAATTATTTTTGACAACCCTTTTTGTTGATGATTTATCGTAAGAAAATGGATATTAAATCATGATCTGTTCTGTAATTTTTGTTTTCAATCATATTATCCAAAAATTATGCGAAGTGCTCTATCATGTATATTCTTTAATTTTCACAAAACAGGGTGAATGAGAATATTATTGAATCAATTTGACAATATATTCTATATGGATTTTTTCTGAAAACTAAAAATAAGAGCACTTTACTTGGCAACATAATCCATAAAGTGATAGACCTCATAAAAGGCCACAATAAGTGATCCCTTTTAGAGGTCTATAAAAAGTAAAATAATGATAGAATATTTGAATTGGTTGAGGAACCATACTCTAATTTACATACAAAGTCCTCTATTTTTAGAGAGCCCTTGTATGAGAATAATCATTTAGACTATTTTTTTTCAAGATCAACACAGATATTGCTATTCTCAAATTTCTTCCATGCTCCTGTTGTTGGATCTGTTAAGAATGCAAACCAGTTTAGACATACATCAAAGACAACCCATCCAGCTTGAACATGTGATTTTATAAGCATGTTTTCAGACTTGTATCCTTCCTTTTTTACTGTAATTGTATGTCCTGTTCTTCTTGTTACTTTTGTAACTGCATTATTTTCCCCTACCAAATTTCCATCTACATAAATCTTAGATCCATCTGTTAGAGATGAGATGTTAATGGTTTGTTTGCTTCCGTTGAATAGAAGTGCACACGATGATAGAGAGTTTAACAATAGAAAAACTACCAAGATCTTAATTAATTTCATGATTTTAGATATTAAAAGTTAAATAAGGTGCAAATATAAAAATAATAGCAATTATTAACATATAAATATAACAAATTGCATCAAAGTGTTAATTTGGTGTATTTATCATTTTACAAATAGATATTCTACCCATTATATGGAGTATGATCTTGAAAAAATTTGATATTCAGTAAACTCGGATTGATTTATATGTGAAAAACGATATTCTACTTTATGGAAATAGTTGTTCTGTATGTAATAAAACAAATGTTTGAAAAACACGAATTAGCTGTAGATCTATATAAGCCTCTTGTCTTTACCTTAGAATGGATTAGTGTGATGGTAATTTTTAGATAATTATTTTGTTTTAAGAATGATAGGATTGCTGTAATTTTAATTAGAACGGACTTTAATGGTTAAATAGAAACTTGTCATCAGATTGATTTAAGACCTTAAGTTGTATAAGATAAACAATGTGATGAGAATCTTACAATAGACTTCATAGATATGATGGAGAAGAATAGAAGTGCACAATGTTCAGCACCATTTTTTTATTAAAAGTGCTCTTTATTATAGATCTCGATTATTCTCCCTGTAATGATATGATAGTGAATTGTAATGGATGAAACTAGTTATAGATCTTTTTCATCATTTTTTTGAAAACTCAACCCATTAAATACGTATAGAGTTTATTCAAATCATAGACCTCATATAAGACTAGAAACGGTAATCTTACTGAGGTCTATAAAATGCTTTATCTGGGAAAAGAGATTTTATTGTTTGCTTTAAAATTCTTATAATCTAAACAACATGAATGTCCATTTAGATTCGGAAGGAGTAAAATATGCCTCTTACTATTTGGGCAATGTGAATCCAATTTGTAGGTCCAACTTAGAAGAGAACCCCTTGTTATAAATTTTATTTAAATCTGTAAAATACCATTGATTCTGTACTCCTGCTCAGAACTCGAAGCTAAACCGATGATAAACTCTTCGTATTCCCCACTGGCAAACACAAGATATGCGATAAGGATCACTTAAGAGTCTATGGTCTATCACAACCCCATCACTGGCAGAAAGGATATTCTGAAATCGATAGCCTACGTTGCATAAAAAGAAGTCTGCACTATTTAACTTACTTCGTTTTTCCTGATGTTCTCTTCTCAAGATATTATAGTAATATCGATACCCTGTTTGTATCTCAGGAAACAGATACCACGCACTGTAGGAGTAACTGTAATTCATCAAAGCTTTCAGTTCTACGACATCTCTTAATCCTAATTTTCTCTCCACCCCAATCGATGGATCCCGTAGTAACATCAACTTAACAATATTTTCAGTACCAATGTCTTTCTTTTTCTCTGTTGCCAATGACAGCATGGAAAGAGACAATAGTACGATTAAAATGCAATTCTTTATCATAGAAATGTGATTATTTAATATAATACAATCGTAGTTAATAAAACAAAAATAACAAGTCGAGTCTGAATTGTAAATTGATCCCTATTGTTAGGTAGTAGATTGAAATAGATTTGTTCCTATCTTGGAAGTAAGGCCGTGAATAGTCAAAAGCTTAGGCTTTCTATGCAGTTGTATGGTCTCTGGCTATCAATTTTTATGATGTTTTCATTGAAAAGTATAGGCCTTTTTAATAATAGTCTGTAATGATATGTTTTAATGATGTTATCTACTGTTATACAAGATTATACTTCTTCTTGCAATGTCATCAAATATTTTAGATCTCTTTTAAATATCTATAGCTCCCTAGTCTGTTCCTTAGATCATTTAGGGATTCGTTACCCCTTCTTTACCCTTTGGTTACCCCTAGAGTAACTAAAGGGTAACTAAAGGGTAAACGAAGGGTACGGGAAGGTAGAATGAAACCACATTAAAAAGAGCACTGAAAACAATACGATTTAAGGAGTGAAACCACAATCATATTCTCTTGAGATAAGGATAGAAATACAAGATTCGTAACGATTTACACACCTTTCATAAGTCATGTATAAGTAGTATGCGCATACAGCCACATATTTTACTGAGTTCACAAGTCTTCAGTCTACAATCCTTTTTAATGAAATAGAGATGAGCCGGCTTTCCAACGAAAACACGGCTCACCTCTAGATAAATAAGTTTATGATATTTTTTCTATGTGAATATAATCTTTAGAATAAAGACAAATGCTAGAACCCACATTGAAATAGTAGTCTCCTTCTGTCTTCCTGTAAACAACTTGATAAATACATATGAGATCACCCCAAGCATAATACCATTTACGATAGAGTAGGTTAGTGGCATCAACATAAAAGTAAAATAAGCAGGGACGGCCTCAGTAAAGTCTTTAAAATTAATCTTAGACATCTCTCCCATCATCATCACGCCAACAACAAATAGTGCTGGAGTTGTAGCTGCAGCAGGCACCATTAGAAAAAGTGGTGAAAGAAGAAGTGCAACTAATAGGAAGGTTGCTGTAACGATAGATGTCAAACCAGTTCTACCACCCTCTGCAATACCCGCAGCACTCTCCGAAACGGTAGTGACGGTTGAAACACCGAGTAAAGATCCACATACTGTTGCAATAGAGTCAGCAGTTAATCCCTTTTTAAGATTTCGTATTTCTCCATTTTCATCTACCATATTTGCACTATTTGAAACTCCAACAAGGGTTCCGATTGTGTCAAACATATCGATAAATAAAAATGCAAATAGGACAACAAGTATATCTAATGTTTTATCAAGACTACCAATCCAACTAAAATCTAGATGAAAAGCAATGGGTGCGATAGATGGGATCGAGAAGTCCCAATTGTGAGGAACTTTAGTGACACCTAAAGGCAGACCAATGATTGTACAGAGAACCATTCCAATCAAAATTGATCCTGGAACTTTCTTATAATACATCGCACCGGTGACGATAATTCCCAAAATGGCAATGATTGCAGACGGTTCAGTAAGATCCCCTAAATTCACTAAGGTCGCTTTACTATCCACAACAATACCAGCTCCTTTTAGTCCAATAAGAGTGATAAACATACCAACACCTACTGTAATCCCTTGTCTTACAGCGAGAGGTATCGCTCCAATAATCTTTTCTCGAACATTAATAAGTGTCAAAATAATAAAGAAAATTCCTTCTAAGAATATCGCAGTTAAAGCGACTTCCCAACTATAGCCCATACCAATACATACAGTAAAGGCAAAAAACGCAGTGGTACCCATTCCTGGGGCAAGTGCATAAGGTAAGTTTGCTATAAGAGCCATTAATAATGTTCCAATCACAGAAGTCAGAACAGTAGAAGTGAACAGCGCTCCTTTGTCCATCCCTGTTGCCGACAACATGCTAGGCGCTACCGACAGGATGTAGGCCATGGTCATGAAAGTTGTTAATCCCGCAAGAATCTCGTTTCTTACGCTTGTCCCGTTTTCTTTAAGCTTAAAGAGTGTCTCAAGCATTTTCTGTTAGATTTTAAAGTGGCAGTTGTAAACTTTCCCCCTCTTTAGATTTTAAAATAAAAAATTTCGGCAAAAGTAGCATTTTATAATGGGATATTAGAGTAAAATATCAATTTAGTAACATCTATTGTAAATATTTTAATGAATACATTTCGCAATAAAGAAGAACAAGCGCTTAGGATGAACGTGAGAGATTCGTCGCATCCCATGCCTTAATGCAAAAGCACAAAAAAAAAGAAATAACATAAATTACAAAAAATCAAATCAACATTAAAACAATCTCTATTTATACGATGTTGAATAGATGCCACATATAGTAAGTTGAAATTAAATTGGGATACCATCCATTTTCTTTTTTTACTTTCATCGACTCTTTGTAAATTTATCAAAATTATATTATCAGTTACGTTACTAAACAGTAGAGTAAAATGCAGAGATTCATCACACTTTTGACACTAATAATATTTGTACTTCCTGCACTAGCGCAAGAACAAATTACAATTAAAGGAACTGTAGTAAATCAGAAAACTGAAGAACCAATCCCTTATGCAAACCTAGGAATGTTAGGTACCACCACTGGAGCTGCTAGTGATATAAATGGAAAATTTGAATTTAATGTACCCAAAGACGCACAACAAAAAGATATGATTGTCTCGGCTATTGGCTACTTCAACATTAAAATTCCATGGAACAAACTAAAAACAGGTGCTATATTAAAAGTTACTTTAAAAAAACAGACTATTTCCATTAGTGGTGTAGATATCCAAGCTCAATCTCTAGTTGTATATCGTATTCTACGAACAGCAGCAAAAAACACGAGTAAATACTTTATCCAAGAACCTTATAGTTTAGATGCACGCTACGAGTATGCCCAAAAAGATAGTACAAGTCTTTTCAGTCATGAAGGAAATATTGAATACACCGACCTCTTAGGATATAAAAATATTTCGGATACAATCTTGTATAAAAACTATGGATTTAAAGTCTCTAATATCTCTTTTAACAAACCTAAAAACAGACAAATAAATCATCGAGCTATTTTTGTCAATGATCTTATTCAGTTTGATTTTGCGAAATGGAAAAGAGGGGTCTTCAACCCAAATTTCACGAAAGAGTTTAAATTAATGCTCAACAACAAAACGACACTCAACAACAACCCAGTATGGATTATCGAATACGAGCTGCCAGAACCAAATTTTGAAGTGACATTAGATCCGTATGCTAAAGACTACAAAGGAAAAGTATACATCAATATGAAGGATACTACCATCATTAAGAATGAAGTGTGGGTCAAAGCAATGAATCATTCACCGATATCAATGAGACACTTTACAAAAGAGCAAAACAATAGTCCAATTCGTTACTACGTGGCAACAAACTATTCAAAGGAAGGTGGCCACTATTTCTTAAACTCGATTCAATACTCTCAGCATATAGAAGAAGAAAGAAGTTCTGAAACAAGAACCAATCTTACGATTACAAACATTACTCTTAGACCAAAATCAAAAACACTAAACAAATACTTTTACAACTGGAAATAAGAGGTACTAGACATCATTTGTTAACAGCAAATGATGCCCCTGAAATTGTTAATATTATACAATACACATGTAAAAATGTTTACTATATTTGTAGCATAATCGACAATTTTGATATTATCTATGAGGAATAAGAATGTAATACATCTCATTTCAATACTTTGTCTCATGATGCCGATTTTGGTATCATGTAAGTACGCACCTATTAATAGCAGATCAACAGGACCTGAATATTCTAGATTAAAGTCGGTTACGGTCTCCATAGACCAAAACAACCAAACGAAGCAAACCAAGGCATTTAACGACTACAATAACGATGGATTGCTTATTCGTTCCAACACCTACGATAAATCAAACGAGCTGATCCACTACAAGTTATATTACTATAATTTAGATGGAAACATTCAAGACATTATCACCTACTTCAAGAAAAATAGCCATCAAAAACATTTTGTTGTAAAAGAGATGATAATCTATGAATACGACAAAAGAAACCATGTTACGGAGAAGATCGTCAATAGCTTAGTTTTAACCAAAAACAGAACGGTTCGTTTCTTTTATGACCAGGATGGACTATTAATCAAACAACAAGTTATTAAAGATAAAAAGATAACGAAAGAGTCAGCATACACCTATGATCATGAAGGAAAACGAACAAAGAAAAAAATAGATTTTATTTTAACAGATCACACCAATCAAATAAAATACGATTATACAGATGGGGTACTTACGAGCGAGACAACCTATAATGAAGAAGGTAAAGTTATCTCTTGTAGAAATTTCTATTACAATACCATCAACGAGCGAATATTAGAAGAGCACTATATATATAGTCCTAAACACACCTCCACTATTCGTAGACACTTTAATTACGAAGTGACAAATAAGCTATTATCTAATATGAACACAGAAGGAGAAATAGACGAACTTTAAGAAGAAGAGATATTTGTTGATTTATACCTTGTCATCCAAGAATTAGATTCCAATTGTCACATCCTATTCGTTGAATATAATATATCAAAAAAAGCCACCTTATCTTAAGGTAGCTTTTTAATGTTGACCCACCAGGGCTCGAACCTGGACTCTTCTGAACCAAAATCAGATGTGTTGCCAATTACACCATGGGTCAATCTTCATGGAATTGTCTCTTTAATTAAGACAATACAAATATAAAATCTCTTTTAATATTATCCAAATAAATATTTAAATAATTCCCATTCAATGGGATTCAATAAAAAAATCAACAATAAAATAAGAGCTTTATTGTTGACCCACCAGGGCTCGAACCTGGACTCTTCTGAACCAAAATCAGATGTGTTGCCAATTACACCATGGGTCAATCTTTAAATGTCTAATTTGTTTAAGACGGGTGCAAATGTACGCTCTTTTTTTTATTATGCAAACAATTGAATAAAAAAGTAGCGAAAAAAGATCATAAGGCTATCTTTGTGATAGTATCAAAACGAATGGGAAAGATTAATGACAAACAAATGTAAGAATACTCAAATTGGCTGGGCTCTATTCACTTTTAGTCTTATTGTATATCTCCTCACCTTATCCCCTACTGTTAGCTTCTGGGATTGTGGCGAATTTTTAGCATCCGCAAACAAATTAGAGGTGGGTCATCCACCAGGAGCTCCTCTCTATCTAATTATCTCGAGAGTATTTGCCTCTTTAGGGACCAATGCTCATAACTCCACGATTCTCATCAACGCAGTCTCTGCAGTCTCAAGTGCTGCAACAGTAATGTTTCTTTACTGGACGATTGTATTAATCTTAGATTCTGGATGTCTAGAGAATAAAAAGACATATAGAGCAAAACAGATCGGAGCTACTATAGGAGCATTAACCTTTGCCTTCACCGACACGTTTTGGTTTTCTGCAGTAGAGGCAGAGGTCTATGCTCTATCCAGTCTCTTTACGTCATTGGTATTTTGGTCCATTCTCAAATGGAGAGAATCTGGCGATACCATCTACTCAAGATGGATACTGCTCATATTCTACTTTATCGGCTTATCAATTGGCGTTCATTTACTCAACCTATTAGCTATTCCCGCAATTGTATTTGTCGTATATCAACACCATTATGAAGTTCGGTTTAAGAACTCTATCATAGCACTATTGATCTCTGCTGCGTTCGTTTTGTTCGTCAATTATGGAATCATTCCAGGAATTCCACTTATCACCTCTAAACTTGAATTTTTTGCTGTAAACACACTCTCATTACCAAAGCATACAGGTATCTTCATATTTATATCACTGTTTCTGTTATCGTTCATTTTCTTCAATAGATACAGTCTTTCAAGAGATAAGGTTAAGTTGAACCTTTGGTTTAACTCATTTGCATTAATCGTGTTAGGATATAGCTGCTATACCACTATTGTAGTTCGTACAGCAGCCAACCCTCCATTGAATGAAAATGCACCATCAGACATGTTTCGTCTTCAGGAGTATTTAAATAGAGAACAATACGGATCTCGACCACTGTTTTATGGCAATTATTATACTGCTCCCGTTATAGGACACAAAGAGGGTTCCCCTAAATATTTCTATGAATCAGGAAAATATGTAAAATATACAGGAAGTTACACCCCAAAATATGACCAAAGATTCAACACATTTTTCCCTAGAATGTATAGTTCTAGAGGGCAACACCCTAAAGTATATGAATCTTGGACTGATCAGAATGGGAAATGGCTAAACATTACAGAGT
The Prolixibacteraceae bacterium DNA segment above includes these coding regions:
- a CDS encoding glutamate synthase subunit beta, which encodes MGNPKGFIEIERKEGGYRPVLERIYDYGEVEQTLDAKDRKLQASRCMDCGVPFCHWACPVGSKMPEWQDAIYKGKHQDAYDILTSTNPFPEFTGRVCPALCEKSCVLAIHDEAVTIRENEASVVERAFDEGYVIPKKPSFRSGKKVAVIGSGPAGLTSAYWLNQAGHEVTIFEKDSKLGGLLRYGIPDFKLNKKVIDRRLSVLKAEGIHFKPNTHVGVDISKEDLNRDFDAILLACGAMKPRDLVVEGRDLDGVHFAMDFLSQQNKVVGVESLNTTQISAKDKKVLVIGGGDTGSDCVGTSIRQKAQSVMQIEIMPKLSESRTENNPWPYWPNVLRTSSSHKEGCERRWSLSTKRFIGEQGVIKQVEVVQIEWQSVNGRMTPIEVEGTTEIIDVDLVFLSMGFVSPVQEGLLDSLMVDYDPRGNVLTEENITNVNKIFAAGDVTTGASLVVKAMRSGRDAAEKIDAFFK
- a CDS encoding PEGA domain-containing protein; the encoded protein is MKLIKILVVFLLLNSLSSCALLFNGSKQTINISSLTDGSKIYVDGNLVGENNAVTKVTRRTGHTITVKKEGYKSENMLIKSHVQAGWVVFDVCLNWFAFLTDPTTGAWKKFENSNICVDLEKK
- a CDS encoding NCS2 family permease, producing the protein MLETLFKLKENGTSVRNEILAGLTTFMTMAYILSVAPSMLSATGMDKGALFTSTVLTSVIGTLLMALIANLPYALAPGMGTTAFFAFTVCIGMGYSWEVALTAIFLEGIFFIILTLINVREKIIGAIPLAVRQGITVGVGMFITLIGLKGAGIVVDSKATLVNLGDLTEPSAIIAILGIIVTGAMYYKKVPGSILIGMVLCTIIGLPLGVTKVPHNWDFSIPSIAPIAFHLDFSWIGSLDKTLDILVVLFAFLFIDMFDTIGTLVGVSNSANMVDENGEIRNLKKGLTADSIATVCGSLLGVSTVTTVSESAAGIAEGGRTGLTSIVTATFLLVALLLSPLFLMVPAAATTPALFVVGVMMMGEMSKINFKDFTEAVPAYFTFMLMPLTYSIVNGIMLGVISYVFIKLFTGRQKETTISMWVLAFVFILKIIFT
- a CDS encoding carboxypeptidase-like regulatory domain-containing protein; the protein is MQRFITLLTLIIFVLPALAQEQITIKGTVVNQKTEEPIPYANLGMLGTTTGAASDINGKFEFNVPKDAQQKDMIVSAIGYFNIKIPWNKLKTGAILKVTLKKQTISISGVDIQAQSLVVYRILRTAAKNTSKYFIQEPYSLDARYEYAQKDSTSLFSHEGNIEYTDLLGYKNISDTILYKNYGFKVSNISFNKPKNRQINHRAIFVNDLIQFDFAKWKRGVFNPNFTKEFKLMLNNKTTLNNNPVWIIEYELPEPNFEVTLDPYAKDYKGKVYINMKDTTIIKNEVWVKAMNHSPISMRHFTKEQNNSPIRYYVATNYSKEGGHYFLNSIQYSQHIEEERSSETRTNLTITNITLRPKSKTLNKYFYNWK